The following DNA comes from Brassica oleracea var. oleracea cultivar TO1000 chromosome C5, BOL, whole genome shotgun sequence.
AAAAGTCGAATTTAGTCTTTAAGACAATCTGATGTCTCGTGATCCATTGGATCATCCTTTTCATGGTCGAAATCATCATCAGCATCATACCCATTGTCATGAACCATATGAGCTTCTGGGTTCTTGTTCTTAAGACTCTCTTGATAGAGTTCACATAGATGTTTAGGGGTTCTACAATTCTTGGCCCAATGGTTACTCATCCCGCACCTGTGACAAACGGATTTGGTCGAGTAAGACGGCTTAGATATACCGCCTCGACAGCGGCCAAAATTGGCTCTTCCACAGCCATGGTTGGAACCACGACCACGGTTATTGTGGTTTCCATATCCACGGCCATAAGCATAATTGTCACGGCCACCACGTCCCTTGTACCCACCACGGTTTTTACCGTGTGTTCTTCTCTCATTATAGACATGGTTGCTTTCTTTGGGATCTTTCTTTTCATGTTCAGCTTTGTGAGCTTCTGGTAATGGTGCTGAACCTGGAGGTCTCATCTCACTGTTCTTCATCAGGAGTTCATTATTAGCCACGGCCAGAAGTAGGCATGAGATCAGATCAGTATATGTGGCGAATCCTCTCTCTCTATACTGCTGCTGCAGCAACACATTCGTTGAATGGAATGTAGAGAAGGTTTTATCAAGTAACTCTTTCTCAGTCACTTCTTCACCACAAAGTCTCATCATTGAAACTATTTTGAACAATACCGAATTGTATTCATCCACGGACTTATAGTCCATGAATCTGAGATTCTTCCATTTATATCTAGCATTTGGAAGTAGCACCGTTTTCTGGTGATCATATCTACGCTGTAAAGCGGTCCAAAGGTCTAGTGGATTTTCCATTGTTAAGTACTGATCCTTTAAACCTTCAATGAGGTGATGGCGTATAATACTAATCGCCATGTATCTGTTTTTATCACTATCATTGTTTCCCTCGATGATTGTATCACCGAGTTCCTTTGACCTCAAGTTGATCTTTGTATCTAGCGCCCACTGTAAATAGTTATCTCCAGAGAGATTAAGGGTTGTGTAGTCTAGATTTGAGATTTTTGACATCTGGATCACATTGTCATTTAAAATTCAGATTCACAATGTGATCATCCGACCATAAGACATTCAAAAACAAATCGGCTACAAGCATGCCTTATGCGGCCATGTAATCGAACAATAAGGATCGGCTATATGAAATCTACTTGACCATGGTGCGAATCAATCCTAATTTATGATTCTACTTGTTACAGAGAGACTAAGGCCACACGGCCATATGCATTTATCAATGTGATCAATTTCTAATTCTTATGTTCTATATGCTTTGTTTTGTAGATCTGAACCGGACCACCTTAGAGAGAGAACAGGAACGGATGGAGCTTCAATCTGAGATGAACGGACGTTTGCTGTCTCCAATCGGATCGCAGACGGGGCGGACGCGAGCTGAGGACGGGCGCGAGCTTGTCTCGGGTGCGAGCTGTGAGGAGGTCGGGTCGCCTGAGCTTGGGCATGAGCTTAGCTGAGGCTGAGGACGTTGGACACAATCAGGGAACGTCAATGAGCTGAGCTTGATCGGAGTTGGGACGAGATTAAGGTTGTCTAGGGTTGTCGCCGCTGGCTTAGGTTTTTAGGGTTTAGAGGTTTCGATTTTGTCTCAGGGTTCTGGAGACTATCGTGCTGATAACGTGTTGTAAAAGAATGGGGAATTCAATCTCTATTATTAATGAACAATAGAGGTTCCTTTTATAAGGATTACAAAGTATAAGTAAAAAAGAAATTATCCAAAACCTAATCCAATAGGAAATAAGAAAACATCTAAAACAGAGAAAAGAAAAAATTGAAGTCTTGGCCGACTTGGATCTTGGCCGCCGACTCTCTCTCTTCCATTGGCCACGGCTGGGCCTTGTCTTGGTCTTGGTTATGGGTCATCCACTTAATGATTTATAACACAGAAAAATATAAAATAAGTATTTATTCTGCACAAGGCGCAGATCTTAACCTAAGTATGTATCTCTTTAATAATTTTAAATCTTAAACATTTTCTAAATCTCAGGCCAAAATAAAAGAAAAAAATGAAAATAAACTCAAAAATAAATATTTATATCGAGCAATAACCAAAATGACATAAAAATGAGAAAGATATCAAAGATAGATAGAATTGGCACGTGAACGTAAACTTCTCATAAATATAATTAACTTTTAAATTGCTAAATCATGATATAAAACCGAGCTGACATAGGGGGTGATTGGTTGGGTTGTAGCTGCAGAAAATTTACTTTAGAATTTAGTCTGTAGAATTTTTGGATTTAGCTTTAAGGGATGTACCTTTAAAATTTCCTACAGCTAAAAAGATGAGACTTTAGAAAATATGATTTTTACAACCATTTTTTGTGTGTTTTTGCTGTAACTTTAGTTTTTTGGTTGTAACTTTAAAAACTAAGATAAAGCATGATTGGTAATATTTAAGTCTGTAGATGAAAATTAAAGCTAAAGTCACTTCGTACAACCCAACCAATCACACCCATAGTTTCATTGTAACCAAATCGTAGACATGATATTTTTCGGCCTAAACGTTAGGTTTTTATGCGATAAATAATTTTTTGACCTAAAATATTTTTAAAAATGAGATCAGTTCATTAGTAAACAAATTATGTAATTAACAAAAAAAAGTTTTAAAAAATTGTTTAATAACCAAATATATTAATTCGATCAATAATATAATTTTTTTTCCATATGATATTTTTTAAATAATTTTAATTTGCAGGTCTTATCCTCGTAATTATCTAATTCTTATTACCAATAACCGGATTTACATAATAACGTTGGTAGATAGACTCACATAAAACTAGTCGGTGAGCTACTGACATGCCAGACACCACCGGATTATCCAAAAAAAAAAACTCTTCTTGAATGAATGTCATTTGACCAAAATCCTCTTTCCTTCCTACACAGTTTTAGATTTTTTTTCATTTATCAAATTATCAATTCTGGGCTTAAAATATTTTGGGTTTCAGGCCCCTTAATTTCATATCTGTCTCTGCATATATAGCTTGCTATGGGGGTGGTCATGTGTAATTTTCGTTTTTGTTTGAGTTATACAATCTTTTTGAAATATGACCTAGAAGACAGAGAAAAAACAAAACACAAATTGGAGTTACTAAAAAGTAACGCTTAAAATATTTCTAATATTTGAATATTATGAGAAATTTATTTATAATCCAACAATCTCTAATTTTATATGATTTTTAAAATTCATAATTCAAGACAGATAATTTGCATATCATCACAAATCCTTCTTCAATTGAATACAGCTCTAAAAGTTTAAGCACGATGTCTCCCCATTTTGATTATCTTTTCTTGGAGCTCAGAGAAGTTAATCTCTATTCCTTTCTCAACCTGCAGAATTTAAAAAACTTTCCTAGAATTAATCTTTATTCATTTTCTCTTCATAATTCAATGAAAATAGAATACCGAAAAAATTACCTCACAGACAATGGTGTGTATGAATCTTAGATGCAGTCTAGTTGAGATGCAACTAACAACATTAAAGCATTGTTCATGAACCAGAAGCTGAAGAACACTTGAGAGACAAGATTCGTGTCTGAAACAGCAACTTGCTACTACCTCGATACCGACCAAACAAGTCATCACCTTAAAATCGATATGTGTGTCTCCAACACAAGAACAATATGATGATAGTGATGATGGTGATGAACACGATGCTGCTAACGATCTTATAGGACAGTATCCTGCTGAAGGTGGATGAGTAATAGATCTCTTGATTCGATCTCTTTTCTTGCTGACCTCTTTGATCTTCTTTTCTAAGTCTTTGATGTAATTCACAGCTTCGTTCACGTGATCTGACGAAGAACGCTTACCCTATATATGCAACACCGTAATTAGTTGATTACAAAATTTAGTCCAGTCGATTACAGAAAGAAGTATTTTATAATATATAAAATATCTTGTACGACCAAGGATCTAATTAATAAAGACGATAATTAGGAATGATAAAATGTATATACCTTAACATATTGAGCTGGCAATATATATCTTAGGTGCTTGAAAAGAGACGTGACTTCTTGCCTTCTTTGTCTCTCAATCTCTCTATGTTTCGCTCTCTTGTTCTTCGGCTCAACATCTTCTCTTGGGGTTTCATCTGTCACGGTCGTCTCACGGATCCTTTGTCTTCCGCCGTTTTCAGTATTATGAATGATCGGATTTGATGGATTAGGATCTTGGAATGATATAAACGTTGAAGGAGTTAACAAACTCGAGAAATCCAATTCATTTTCATACGCAAAATCATTTGTGAACGATGAAGAAGATGGAAAAGCCATAGGAGAATGCCTTTCTTTGTCTTGTTGGTGTTTGTGGGAACTGTTTTGGTAATAAGAGATTCTATGGATGCTTTGAGTTGTTTGGTTTTAATAACAACAAAAAGGTTATGCAGAATTTGGGTAGCAATGCGGTGTCATTTATACTACCCAAATATTTTTCTTTTTCTTTTCAAGTATGATTTTTATTTTTTTCTTTCTTCTTTAGTGAGACAGATGTGACGGCAGATTTGTAACCTCAAAGAATTTAACGTTATAATACGTAGGTAGTAGGCCTAGTACGACGAGTGAGTGGGTGTTATACTATTTATTTATTTGTGAAGAAGTGGGTGATAGATACTAAACAAAATATTTGTTTTATCTGGGAAAGCGTTTTAACAGATTAAACTTGAGCTGCTCATATAGCGGCTATCAATTTAGTAATTTTACGTTAGGAACATGTACGTTTAAAATGTGCGTGAAGAATATCTTTGCGTTTCATCCGCTGGTAGATTCTTGATTTGATGAATGTTTTAATTTTCAATAAAATAAAAAATTCGAACAGCTCAGCTCAATTGTTTCAGTTAAGCTTTCTGTTTACTATTTAGTAAACTTTAAACTTTACATTGTAAATCAAACATTGCATTTATATAAATATAGCATATGTTGATACAAGCTAAATATTGGAGAGAAGATCTCACGTCGGAAATATAAAAGGGACTTGAGAAATATATAAGAAACTTGGGTCAATCCTCTAATTGCCAATTGGTTTTAATTTGGAAGCTCAAGAAACTTATCATGGTATGAGAACGGACCCAATACCTTGAATCATTAATCAGGTCCGGACAGTGGTCCAATCATCCCATTAGCTGATGGCCCATAGAAGGTTCAGTTCCACCGAAATCGCTAGAAAAATAAAACGTGATCTCAGAGGGGGTATGATGGATTCTGCGAGATTAATGATTATACGCACCATTATCTCAAGGGAGAGTATTGGAAAAAAGATCTCACATCGAAAATATAAAAGGGACTTGAGTAATATATAAGGAATTTAGGCCAATCCACTAATTGCCTTGGAAGCCCGAGAAACTTGTCACTGAACCATTTCGTCTATGCTCTACAATTTGTTTGGATTAGATAAAATAAATCGTGACCACGTTTATGTGATAGATGTACAAATCATGATACAATCCTATAGCCTAAAACGTTACATTCCCGACCAAAATGTTTGTAAAAAGTTTTAGGCCACTAGACTCAAGATATCATAGTTTAGTTAATGAAAGATACGTGCAAGATATCATATTATATCCCCGATTATACTAAGACTCAATGAACCGAGGACGAGTGTATAAGGTTAATTAGTCAAAAAAACTGTAATCAAATCTTTAAATCGATAGTATTTTTTTCTCAAAATTCATATTAGTTTTTAAAACTCATAATATTTTTTTGACGTTACTAACCTGTATGATAAACAAGTTTATGTCGCTTTCAAGCTACCAAGGATATGCCGAAATATATTGTTTATATCTTAGGCCACCTAATAACAATTTAATCATAGACCTATACTGTATGTTTTGCGTTCAAGGTTTCGTCAAACAAAAATTTGATATTTATGATTTTATGTCAATTTCAAGCGAAAAGTTAAATCCTACTATATATTAATTCAGAAGTCACTTTAGTGACTTTTGCTTACGTGTCGATCATATCTAAACTCTTATAAAATTATTATAATTTGATTGGTCGATGATTTTTAATTTTTATTTATTTTATTTAGATCTTAAAAAAGTAAGTCTATAACCAATTAATATCACTTGCCAAATATTTACATAATATTACAAATAATGATTTATGGTAACTAATTGTTTAAGTTATAGAAAGATAAATAAATTGATCATTTTCTATATTTATAAAATATATAAATAAAAAGCGACTACTGTTTATATAAATTAATATAATGATTTTATATTTTTATTTAAAAGCATTATATTTTGTGTAAATTATCATAATAACTATTACCATATTCTAAAGTTCATATTATATGCTTTATAAATCATCTATAAAAAAATTATCAAATTATTTATCTTGGCTCATTGTATATTTTAAATTATTATGAGAGTTTGTATGTCATCTATGAGAGCTTATAAATTAATTTATAAAATTTATTTTAAAATTTTATTTTACTATCCTACTATATATTAACTGAGAAGTGACTTAAGAGACTTTTTCTTATGTGTCGATCATATATGAAATCCTAAAAAATTGTTATAAATTGATTGGTCGATATTATTTAATATAGATCGATTTTTTATATTTTTAAAGTACATAAAAACGACAAAGGGTTTATATAAATCAATATAATAATTTTATATTCTTATTTAAAAGCATTATATTTTATATAAATTATCATAATAACTATTAACATCTTCTAAAGTTTATATTATATGCTTTACAAACCATCTATAAAAACACTTATCAAATTATTTATCTTGGCTTATTGTATATTTTAAATTATCATAAGAGTTTGTAAGCCATCTATAAGAGCTTATAAATTAATTTTTAAAATCGTTTTAAAAATCTCATTCGACTATCCTACTATATATTAATCGAGAAGTCACTTAAAAGATTTTTTGTTTTTCCGTAGATCACTTATGAAATCTTTAAAAAATTGTTATAAATTGATTGGTCGATAAATTTTAATTTTTACTTATTTTTAATTAGATTTAATAAAAAAAGTAAGTCTATAAACAGTTAATATCACTTGCCAAAAATCTACCTCATATTACAAATAATTATTTATGGTAACTATTTGTTGAAAATATAAAAAAAATAGTAATGTTTGATCAATTTTTTTATATATTTGTAAACTACATAAAATAATAAACAATGTTTTTAATTAAAATTGATATAATGATTTTATATTCTTATATAAAGCCTTGTATTTGTATATAAAGTATTATAATAACTATTAATGTCTAATAAAATTCATACAAGCTTTATAAATCATTTATAAAAATTACACGTACATTTATAAAAATTATTTATCTTAGCTCATCATATGTTTTAAATTATGATTAGATGTTTTAAGAAATCACTTAATTATTTTTTTTTGTTAGGTGTCGATCATATAGAGAGTTTGAAAAATAATATTATAATTTGATCTGTTAATGACTTTCAATTGTTTTCATTTTATGAGTAAGAAAATAAGTTCTAGAACCAGTTTTATCATTATCCAAACGACCTAAATATATTGCACAAAATAATTTATGGTAAATAACTATGTAATTTATATAATATATATAATGATTCATAAAATAATTGTTAGGAATCAAATATTTCTAAACTATATAAACTATTTCAAAAGTTTCAGTATTATATACCTTCAAAATTTAAGTAATTTTATTAAAAAATGAATCATGAATATTATATACAACTAATTTTAGTACAATTATCAATAAAAAATTTAAATTTTTTTTAAAATAGTCATATTTATCCTTTTTAGAAAACAATCATTATTATAAAAATATTTAACAGAAAACACATAATGGTAAAAATATATTTTAATTAAAAAATTATAATAAATATATTGTTACGAAACATTCAAATCCGTGAAATCGCGGGCATCCACCTAGTACTTATTTATATCAAGTAGTAATAAGAAAATATAATACGTCATTCTCTAGTCATGATGCCCGGGCCCATGGCATCTAAGCAAAAGATTCATCGATCACACTTTTTTCAAGGACAGAGACTCGCGAGACTAGATTTCTAATGACCACTTGACCAGCCATAGCAACACTGATTAATGTTGGTATAAATCCCTGAAACTTTATACCGTAGGATAAACATAAATCCGGCTTAATGTTCAAGAAAACTTCAATCCGGCTTAGAGATGGAATTTGGTCATCATTTTTTCAAAAACTAAGCGCATTGATATGAAAGTCGCTAATAAAAAAATCACTTATTACCTGTCAAGTGTTTTCCATAGTTTTTTCTGTCTAATTAAACCTATCTCAAATTTCAACTATGCTTTTATCTTTGATTTTGCTCTGTCTTGTCTTACAAGTTCAGCATTTTGTAAATTACAATTGCATGAACAACAAGGGCTACCAAAAAATAAATGAAGATAGCGTAAACAGCGATACATGACATAATCATAAAATGTGGGAAATACCGAGAGCCATTAAGGATGCAGTCATCCATTAATGATCGATGTCGAGATTTTACAAATTTTCAGTTAAAAACCTATTGATGATAGTTTGGTAAAGTTTCATAACTACCAGTCAATTAAATTAAACCGATTTGGTATCAGATCATATCATAGACGTACGTAATCAGTCCTCAAACCGGCAACTGTATAATCAGATTGCGTTATTATTTCATCTACATGCCTTGTCATATGTTTTCTTTGGTATTGAGCAGCAGTATCTTAAAGTGATGGATCTTTATCACTTTGGATGATCACTTTAAAAAACCTGTCGACTATATATTGTAATTATTCAAGTTCTATATTCAAAGGTTCGTTTTTATGACTCAAGTTTAATTCCAGAGATTATAAGACACGTGTATCTATAAAAAAAAAAAAAGTAAGCATGCATTTCATATATGTTTTACGATTAATTCTTAAGATTTTGTTTTTGGATTCTTAATAAGTTGGTAGTTTACTAACAATTTTTTTTTTTTATTCTTAGAGACAATTTGTAGGTTGATACCTCATTTAGCCGCAAATATATTATATCTAAAACACTAAAACCAACTAATCACGATAGCTTTCAGGCCAAGTACATAGCATTTAAAGGTTTAAAATACATTTTTAAAATTCCTTAATCAAAAATTTAGTGGGGACTAAGAACGTTACAGTATCTCCAATTATTCATTCAAGTTGGAATCTGATTGCCAAGGATGACATGGACACTGGAGGATATTAAATGATTTCTTTTATTGCAATAATTGCTGGATTTAATTGGGGTCAAGATTAGGTCTGACATTTCGATCTTTTTATAGAGATGCGATCCATTTGATCTTGATTCCATATTTGTACATTATTGTATGTAATGATTCAACATGGTGATGACCATGTTGGCAGTTATTATGAATTTATGATCCCATTCACCAAAAGGTCATGCATGATCTGTGTATAAATAAAAGTGTTCTCAAGCTTATTTGATTGTACTCTCTTAATTTTCTTTGTTTTGATGTAACTTTTCTTTTTGAAACACAATTTTAATGTAACTTAAAAAAGCAAAAATCACCCATTCTCATTTCATATGTTAAGTATAAATTCAAGTCAATATTCTTATCAACCTTGATAAAATAATAACCCAAAATACTGAAAGTAAATTACAAAAAGAAACTAAATACTGCGAAGCAGAAACTTTTTCTTTATTGATCGAGGACAACCTAGTTAATGATAAACAAACACACTAAACTTGGCTATATTTGTGAGAATTCAATAGTTTAAGTTAAAACTTTTAAATTTTTTTACACTATTAGAAAAGTTGGTTTTAAATCCTAGAAAAATGATTCTAACAACTATACATACTGTAAAAAAACGTTTATAAAAAAAATCATAATGATATATAAAAGTTAAACGGTAACATTTATATTTTCATAAGGCAGTTCAAATGTAAATAGAACCATCATAGATGAAGCTTTGTAAATCATGTATAGTAATATTTTTCTAATAGAACAATAAAGTAATATATTTACGATTATTTACTCTCTTTTTTGGCAAAAACTTATTATTTATTTATTTGTTAATTAATTGTAACCAATTATAACGGAATAACAAAAAGAAAAACAGAAATCAAAAGAGAAAGGAACAGTAGTGGGGGGAGGAGATGGCGAGGAGGAAGATAAGCAAGGAAGAAGTTGTACAGAAGCTTAAGGACGACGGCGATTTTGACAGTCTCCGCGTCAATATCATACGCCGCCTCAAAGATAACGTAAAAAGCGGTGAAATATTGCGTTAATCTTGGTACATTCATCGAAACTAAAGAACACGTTCATGAAACGACGGAAAAAGATGCAAACAAGGTCACCACGTAATGACCGACCCGCGAACAAGCCGATCGCTACGTAGCGACCGACCTGAGAATGAGTCGGTCGCTACGTAGCGACCGACCAAGCCTCTCGGTCGATCGCTACGTACGATCTCTACGTAGAGACCGATCCGCAATGAATCGGTCGCTACGTAGCGACCGATCAAGCCTCTCGGTCGGTCGCTACGTAGCGACCAATCCGCAACGAATCGG
Coding sequences within:
- the LOC106344337 gene encoding uncharacterized protein LOC106344337, translating into MRLCGEEVTEKELLDKTFSTFHSTNVLLQQQYRERGFATYTDLISCLLLAVANNELLMKNSEMRPPGSAPLPEAHKAEHEKKDPKESNHVYNERRTHGKNRGGYKGRGGRDNYAYGRGYGNHNNRGRGSNHGCGRANFGRCRGESLKNKNPEAHMVHDNGYDADDDFDHEKDDPMDHETSDCLKD
- the LOC106293740 gene encoding transcription factor bHLH55-like, with product MAFPSSSSFTNDFAYENELDFSSLLTPSTFISFQDPNPSNPIIHNTENGGRQRIRETTVTDETPREDVEPKNKRAKHREIERQRRQEVTSLFKHLRYILPAQYVKGKRSSSDHVNEAVNYIKDLEKKIKEVSKKRDRIKRSITHPPSAGYCPIRSLAASCSSPSSLSSYCSCVGDTHIDFKVMTCLVGIEVVASCCFRHESCLSSVLQLLVHEQCFNVVSCISTRLHLRFIHTIVCEVEKGIEINFSELQEKIIKMGRHRA